From a region of the Haematobia irritans isolate KBUSLIRL chromosome 4, ASM5000362v1, whole genome shotgun sequence genome:
- the byn gene encoding T-domain transcriptional activator brachyenteron isoform X1: MQDMSTSHILSAVDPHTNGTHSPQHMHTDPMVANTHAGSSLGNRGSPNTLERNLHVSLDDRELWLRFQNLTNEMIVTKNGRRMFPVVKISASGLDPAAMYTVLLEFVQVDTHRWKYVNGEWVPGGKAEVPPSNPIYVHPESPNFGAHWMKEPISFAKVKLTNKTNGNGQIMLNSLHKYEPRVHLVRVGSEQRHVVTYPFPETQFIAVTAYQNEEVTSLKIKYNPFAKAFLDAKERPDTLYSHDAHYGWLIPPPTHYTTSPVNPNALTESSLGNCDRYGRALPSRASSSNRSTPYSRPRIVSGSASNGSAGNASPPQPPSAPQTPTSIQSSSASLGTTGTGSGFSSSYSQSGFMPVEPTSSATVFSYPGTWQTNTNYWSSPAVPGPMPVNTARAMSKYGQIRNWKMLNSCVLSLASHNSPSPTNNGSPTYTTPSPGYTIHHLTPHTHSHHQYNMPQAAPSHTAEMYQSVSPTTQSYGAPTHQVYHPTPTSPTSHQLYSNVLNGPSALSYPTSSWHNGSAADYGLYQNPAAYAYQTEYIPLVSEIGTYVPPALEPIEVTKTMDNTTHSALYRATEEPSTVLTLECNGLKADSHGHVVENSVKMETHGSAANGVGHLRTPSADPTSSSAAAVIAAPGPSAEVSGNWTPLTPPQSALQ; encoded by the exons AAGACATGTCAACCTCTCACATACTATCAGCTGTTGATCCACATACCAATGGTACACATTCACCCCAACATATGCACACCGACCCTATGGTGGCTAACACACATGCTGGGTCGTCTCTTGGTAATCGAGGCAGTCCTAATACATTGGAGCGAAATTTACATGTGTCTTTGGATGATCGAGAGTTATGGTTACGTTTTCAAAATCTCACCAATGAAATGATTGTTACCAAAAATGGCCG gcGCATGTTTCCGGTGGTGAAAATCAGTGCCTCTGGATTAGATCCCGCTGCTATGTATACCGTGCTTTTGGAGTTCGTGCAAGTGGATACACATCGCTGGAAATACGTCAATGGTGAATGG GTTCCTGGTGGCAAGGCTGAAGTTCCTCCATCTAATCCCATATATGTTCATCCCGAGTCTCCCAATTTTGGAGCTCATTGGATGAAAGAGCCTATTTCATTTGCCAAAGTTAAACTGACCAATAAGACCAATGGCAATGGTCAGATCATGCTGAACTCTCTTCATAAATATGAGCCGCGTGTTCATTTGGTGAGAGTGGGCTCGGAACAACGGCATGTGGTTACCTACCCATTTCCGGAGACCCAATTTATAGCTGTGACAGCCTATCAAAATGAGGAGGTGACATCTTTGAAAATCAAATATAATCCCTTTGCCAAAGCTTTTTTGGATGCCAAG GAGCGCCCTGATACTTTGTATTCACATGACGCCCATTATGGATGGTTAATACCACCACCCACACATTACACAACGTCACCGGTGAATCCCAATGCTTTAACGGAATCTTCTTTGGGTAATTGTGATCGCTATGGCAGAGCTCTGCCCAGTCGAGCTTCCTCGTCCAATAGATCAACTCCGTATAGTCGTCCCCGTATAGTATCGGGTTCAGCTTCAAATGGCAGTGCGGGTAATGCATCTCCTCCACAACCACCTTCGGCTCCACAGACGCCTACAAGTATACAATCTTCATCCGCCTCTTTGGGTACCACAGGTACGGGAAGTGGTTTTTCAAGTTCCTATTCTCAATCTGGCTTTATGCCCGTTGAACCTACCTCAAGTGCCACAGTATTCTCGTACCCAGGCACTTGGCAGACAAATACAAATTATTGGAGCTCACCAGCGGTTCCAGGACCAATGCCGGTTAACACGGCCAGAGCAATGAGTAAGTATGGTCAAATTAGAAACTGGAAAATGTTGAACTCATGTGTTTTATCCTTAGCTTCCCACAATTCTCCCTCGCCCACAAACAATGGATCGCCCACGTATACCACCCCCTCTCCAGGCTATACAATACACCATTTAACGCCACATACACACAGCCACCATCAGTACAATATGCCTCAAGCGGCTCCCTCCCACACAGCTGAAATGTATCAAAGTGTTTCGCCCACCACACAATCGTATGGCGCCCCCACCCACCAGGTTTACCATCCAACTCCCACTTCTCCCACATCCCATCAACTCTACTCGAATGTTCTCAATGGTCCCAGCGCTCTTTCCTACCCCACCAGTTCTTGGCATAATGGTTCAGCGGCAGATTATGGTCTCTATCAAAATCCTGCTGCCTATGCCTATCAAACCGAGTACATACCTTTAGTCTCAGAAATTGG CACGTATGTTCCTCCGGCATTGGAACCCATAGAAGTTACCAAGACCATGGATAACACCACCCATAGCGCTTTGTATAGAGCTACAGAGGAACCATCCACCGTTTTAACCCTAGAATGCAATGGACTGAAAGCCGACTCCCATGGCCATGTTGTAGAGAATTCAGTTAAAATGGAAACGCATGGCTCTGCAGCCAATGGTGTGGGCCATCTAAGGACTCCATCGGCCGATccaacatcatcatcagcagcagcagTGATTGCAGCCCCAGGCCCAAGTGCTGAAGTCTCTGGCAATTGGACGCCTCTTACACCTCCCCAAAGTGCCTTACAATAG
- the byn gene encoding T-domain transcriptional activator brachyenteron isoform X4, producing MQDMSTSHILSAVDPHTNGTHSPQHMHTDPMVANTHAGSSLGNRGSPNTLERNLHVSLDDRELWLRFQNLTNEMIVTKNGRRMFPVVKISASGLDPAAMYTVLLEFVQVDTHRWKYVNGEWVPGGKAEVPPSNPIYVHPESPNFGAHWMKEPISFAKVKLTNKTNGNGQIMLNSLHKYEPRVHLVRVGSEQRHVVTYPFPETQFIAVTAYQNEEVTSLKIKYNPFAKAFLDAKERPDTLYSHDAHYGWLIPPPTHYTTSPVNPNALTESSLGNCDRYGRALPSRASSSNRSTPYSRPRIVSGSASNGSAGNASPPQPPSAPQTPTSIQSSSASLGTTGTGSGFSSSYSQSGFMPVEPTSSATVFSYPGTWQTNTNYWSSPAVPGPMPVNTARAMTSHNSPSPTNNGSPTYTTPSPGYTIHHLTPHTHSHHQYNMPQAAPSHTAEMYQSVSPTTQSYGAPTHQVYHPTPTSPTSHQLYSNVLNGPSALSYPTSSWHNGSAADYGLYQNPAAYAYQTEYIPLVSEIGTYVPPALEPIEVTKTMDNTTHSALYRATEEPSTVLTLECNGLKADSHGHVVENSVKMETHGSAANGVGHLRTPSADPTSSSAAAVIAAPGPSAEVSGNWTPLTPPQSALQ from the exons AAGACATGTCAACCTCTCACATACTATCAGCTGTTGATCCACATACCAATGGTACACATTCACCCCAACATATGCACACCGACCCTATGGTGGCTAACACACATGCTGGGTCGTCTCTTGGTAATCGAGGCAGTCCTAATACATTGGAGCGAAATTTACATGTGTCTTTGGATGATCGAGAGTTATGGTTACGTTTTCAAAATCTCACCAATGAAATGATTGTTACCAAAAATGGCCG gcGCATGTTTCCGGTGGTGAAAATCAGTGCCTCTGGATTAGATCCCGCTGCTATGTATACCGTGCTTTTGGAGTTCGTGCAAGTGGATACACATCGCTGGAAATACGTCAATGGTGAATGG GTTCCTGGTGGCAAGGCTGAAGTTCCTCCATCTAATCCCATATATGTTCATCCCGAGTCTCCCAATTTTGGAGCTCATTGGATGAAAGAGCCTATTTCATTTGCCAAAGTTAAACTGACCAATAAGACCAATGGCAATGGTCAGATCATGCTGAACTCTCTTCATAAATATGAGCCGCGTGTTCATTTGGTGAGAGTGGGCTCGGAACAACGGCATGTGGTTACCTACCCATTTCCGGAGACCCAATTTATAGCTGTGACAGCCTATCAAAATGAGGAGGTGACATCTTTGAAAATCAAATATAATCCCTTTGCCAAAGCTTTTTTGGATGCCAAG GAGCGCCCTGATACTTTGTATTCACATGACGCCCATTATGGATGGTTAATACCACCACCCACACATTACACAACGTCACCGGTGAATCCCAATGCTTTAACGGAATCTTCTTTGGGTAATTGTGATCGCTATGGCAGAGCTCTGCCCAGTCGAGCTTCCTCGTCCAATAGATCAACTCCGTATAGTCGTCCCCGTATAGTATCGGGTTCAGCTTCAAATGGCAGTGCGGGTAATGCATCTCCTCCACAACCACCTTCGGCTCCACAGACGCCTACAAGTATACAATCTTCATCCGCCTCTTTGGGTACCACAGGTACGGGAAGTGGTTTTTCAAGTTCCTATTCTCAATCTGGCTTTATGCCCGTTGAACCTACCTCAAGTGCCACAGTATTCTCGTACCCAGGCACTTGGCAGACAAATACAAATTATTGGAGCTCACCAGCGGTTCCAGGACCAATGCCGGTTAACACGGCCAGAGCAATGA CTTCCCACAATTCTCCCTCGCCCACAAACAATGGATCGCCCACGTATACCACCCCCTCTCCAGGCTATACAATACACCATTTAACGCCACATACACACAGCCACCATCAGTACAATATGCCTCAAGCGGCTCCCTCCCACACAGCTGAAATGTATCAAAGTGTTTCGCCCACCACACAATCGTATGGCGCCCCCACCCACCAGGTTTACCATCCAACTCCCACTTCTCCCACATCCCATCAACTCTACTCGAATGTTCTCAATGGTCCCAGCGCTCTTTCCTACCCCACCAGTTCTTGGCATAATGGTTCAGCGGCAGATTATGGTCTCTATCAAAATCCTGCTGCCTATGCCTATCAAACCGAGTACATACCTTTAGTCTCAGAAATTGG CACGTATGTTCCTCCGGCATTGGAACCCATAGAAGTTACCAAGACCATGGATAACACCACCCATAGCGCTTTGTATAGAGCTACAGAGGAACCATCCACCGTTTTAACCCTAGAATGCAATGGACTGAAAGCCGACTCCCATGGCCATGTTGTAGAGAATTCAGTTAAAATGGAAACGCATGGCTCTGCAGCCAATGGTGTGGGCCATCTAAGGACTCCATCGGCCGATccaacatcatcatcagcagcagcagTGATTGCAGCCCCAGGCCCAAGTGCTGAAGTCTCTGGCAATTGGACGCCTCTTACACCTCCCCAAAGTGCCTTACAATAG
- the byn gene encoding T-domain transcriptional activator brachyenteron isoform X5, giving the protein MQDMSTSHILSAVDPHTNGTHSPQHMHTDPMVANTHAGSSLGNRGSPNTLERNLHVSLDDRELWLRFQNLTNEMIVTKNGRRMFPVVKISASGLDPAAMYTVLLEFVQVDTHRWKYVNGEWVPGGKAEVPPSNPIYVHPESPNFGAHWMKEPISFAKVKLTNKTNGNGQIMLNSLHKYEPRVHLVRVGSEQRHVVTYPFPETQFIAVTAYQNEEVTSLKIKYNPFAKAFLDAKERPDTLYSHDAHYGWLIPPPTHYTTSPVNPNALTESSLGNCDRYGRALPSRASSSNRSTPYSRPRIVSGSASNGSAGNASPPQPPSAPQTPTSIQSSSASLGTTGTGSGFSSSYSQSGFMPVEPTSSATVFSYPGTWQTNTNYWSSPAVPGPMPVNTARAMTSHNSPSPTNNGSPTYTTPSPGYTIHHLTPHTHSHHQYNMPQAAPSHTAEMYQSVSPTTQSYGAPTHQVYHPTPTSPTSHQLYSNVLNGPSALSYPTSSWHNGSAADYGLYQNPAAYAYQTEYIPLVSEIGYQ; this is encoded by the exons AAGACATGTCAACCTCTCACATACTATCAGCTGTTGATCCACATACCAATGGTACACATTCACCCCAACATATGCACACCGACCCTATGGTGGCTAACACACATGCTGGGTCGTCTCTTGGTAATCGAGGCAGTCCTAATACATTGGAGCGAAATTTACATGTGTCTTTGGATGATCGAGAGTTATGGTTACGTTTTCAAAATCTCACCAATGAAATGATTGTTACCAAAAATGGCCG gcGCATGTTTCCGGTGGTGAAAATCAGTGCCTCTGGATTAGATCCCGCTGCTATGTATACCGTGCTTTTGGAGTTCGTGCAAGTGGATACACATCGCTGGAAATACGTCAATGGTGAATGG GTTCCTGGTGGCAAGGCTGAAGTTCCTCCATCTAATCCCATATATGTTCATCCCGAGTCTCCCAATTTTGGAGCTCATTGGATGAAAGAGCCTATTTCATTTGCCAAAGTTAAACTGACCAATAAGACCAATGGCAATGGTCAGATCATGCTGAACTCTCTTCATAAATATGAGCCGCGTGTTCATTTGGTGAGAGTGGGCTCGGAACAACGGCATGTGGTTACCTACCCATTTCCGGAGACCCAATTTATAGCTGTGACAGCCTATCAAAATGAGGAGGTGACATCTTTGAAAATCAAATATAATCCCTTTGCCAAAGCTTTTTTGGATGCCAAG GAGCGCCCTGATACTTTGTATTCACATGACGCCCATTATGGATGGTTAATACCACCACCCACACATTACACAACGTCACCGGTGAATCCCAATGCTTTAACGGAATCTTCTTTGGGTAATTGTGATCGCTATGGCAGAGCTCTGCCCAGTCGAGCTTCCTCGTCCAATAGATCAACTCCGTATAGTCGTCCCCGTATAGTATCGGGTTCAGCTTCAAATGGCAGTGCGGGTAATGCATCTCCTCCACAACCACCTTCGGCTCCACAGACGCCTACAAGTATACAATCTTCATCCGCCTCTTTGGGTACCACAGGTACGGGAAGTGGTTTTTCAAGTTCCTATTCTCAATCTGGCTTTATGCCCGTTGAACCTACCTCAAGTGCCACAGTATTCTCGTACCCAGGCACTTGGCAGACAAATACAAATTATTGGAGCTCACCAGCGGTTCCAGGACCAATGCCGGTTAACACGGCCAGAGCAATGA CTTCCCACAATTCTCCCTCGCCCACAAACAATGGATCGCCCACGTATACCACCCCCTCTCCAGGCTATACAATACACCATTTAACGCCACATACACACAGCCACCATCAGTACAATATGCCTCAAGCGGCTCCCTCCCACACAGCTGAAATGTATCAAAGTGTTTCGCCCACCACACAATCGTATGGCGCCCCCACCCACCAGGTTTACCATCCAACTCCCACTTCTCCCACATCCCATCAACTCTACTCGAATGTTCTCAATGGTCCCAGCGCTCTTTCCTACCCCACCAGTTCTTGGCATAATGGTTCAGCGGCAGATTATGGTCTCTATCAAAATCCTGCTGCCTATGCCTATCAAACCGAGTACATACCTTTAGTCTCAGAAATTGG ttaccAATGA
- the byn gene encoding T-domain transcriptional activator brachyenteron isoform X2, translating into MQDMSTSHILSAVDPHTNGTHSPQHMHTDPMVANTHAGSSLGNRGSPNTLERNLHVSLDDRELWLRFQNLTNEMIVTKNGRRMFPVVKISASGLDPAAMYTVLLEFVQVDTHRWKYVNGEWVPGGKAEVPPSNPIYVHPESPNFGAHWMKEPISFAKVKLTNKTNGNGQIMLNSLHKYEPRVHLVRVGSEQRHVVTYPFPETQFIAVTAYQNEEVTSLKIKYNPFAKAFLDAKERPDTLYSHDAHYGWLIPPPTHYTTSPVNPNALTESSLGNCDRYGRALPSRASSSNRSTPYSRPRIVSGSASNGSAGNASPPQPPSAPQTPTSIQSSSASLGTTGTGSGFSSSYSQSGFMPVEPTSSATVFSYPGTWQTNTNYWSSPAVPGPMPVNTARAMTSHNSPSPTNNGSPTYTTPSPGYTIHHLTPHTHSHHQYNMPQAAPSHTAEMYQSVSPTTQSYGAPTHQVYHPTPTSPTSHQLYSNVLNGPSALSYPTSSWHNGSAADYGLYQNPAAYAYQTEYIPLVSEIGLVTNDSFLHYQQSSTYVPPALEPIEVTKTMDNTTHSALYRATEEPSTVLTLECNGLKADSHGHVVENSVKMETHGSAANGVGHLRTPSADPTSSSAAAVIAAPGPSAEVSGNWTPLTPPQSALQ; encoded by the exons AAGACATGTCAACCTCTCACATACTATCAGCTGTTGATCCACATACCAATGGTACACATTCACCCCAACATATGCACACCGACCCTATGGTGGCTAACACACATGCTGGGTCGTCTCTTGGTAATCGAGGCAGTCCTAATACATTGGAGCGAAATTTACATGTGTCTTTGGATGATCGAGAGTTATGGTTACGTTTTCAAAATCTCACCAATGAAATGATTGTTACCAAAAATGGCCG gcGCATGTTTCCGGTGGTGAAAATCAGTGCCTCTGGATTAGATCCCGCTGCTATGTATACCGTGCTTTTGGAGTTCGTGCAAGTGGATACACATCGCTGGAAATACGTCAATGGTGAATGG GTTCCTGGTGGCAAGGCTGAAGTTCCTCCATCTAATCCCATATATGTTCATCCCGAGTCTCCCAATTTTGGAGCTCATTGGATGAAAGAGCCTATTTCATTTGCCAAAGTTAAACTGACCAATAAGACCAATGGCAATGGTCAGATCATGCTGAACTCTCTTCATAAATATGAGCCGCGTGTTCATTTGGTGAGAGTGGGCTCGGAACAACGGCATGTGGTTACCTACCCATTTCCGGAGACCCAATTTATAGCTGTGACAGCCTATCAAAATGAGGAGGTGACATCTTTGAAAATCAAATATAATCCCTTTGCCAAAGCTTTTTTGGATGCCAAG GAGCGCCCTGATACTTTGTATTCACATGACGCCCATTATGGATGGTTAATACCACCACCCACACATTACACAACGTCACCGGTGAATCCCAATGCTTTAACGGAATCTTCTTTGGGTAATTGTGATCGCTATGGCAGAGCTCTGCCCAGTCGAGCTTCCTCGTCCAATAGATCAACTCCGTATAGTCGTCCCCGTATAGTATCGGGTTCAGCTTCAAATGGCAGTGCGGGTAATGCATCTCCTCCACAACCACCTTCGGCTCCACAGACGCCTACAAGTATACAATCTTCATCCGCCTCTTTGGGTACCACAGGTACGGGAAGTGGTTTTTCAAGTTCCTATTCTCAATCTGGCTTTATGCCCGTTGAACCTACCTCAAGTGCCACAGTATTCTCGTACCCAGGCACTTGGCAGACAAATACAAATTATTGGAGCTCACCAGCGGTTCCAGGACCAATGCCGGTTAACACGGCCAGAGCAATGA CTTCCCACAATTCTCCCTCGCCCACAAACAATGGATCGCCCACGTATACCACCCCCTCTCCAGGCTATACAATACACCATTTAACGCCACATACACACAGCCACCATCAGTACAATATGCCTCAAGCGGCTCCCTCCCACACAGCTGAAATGTATCAAAGTGTTTCGCCCACCACACAATCGTATGGCGCCCCCACCCACCAGGTTTACCATCCAACTCCCACTTCTCCCACATCCCATCAACTCTACTCGAATGTTCTCAATGGTCCCAGCGCTCTTTCCTACCCCACCAGTTCTTGGCATAATGGTTCAGCGGCAGATTATGGTCTCTATCAAAATCCTGCTGCCTATGCCTATCAAACCGAGTACATACCTTTAGTCTCAGAAATTGG tttagttaccAATGATTCTTTTCTTCATTATCAACAATCCAGCACGTATGTTCCTCCGGCATTGGAACCCATAGAAGTTACCAAGACCATGGATAACACCACCCATAGCGCTTTGTATAGAGCTACAGAGGAACCATCCACCGTTTTAACCCTAGAATGCAATGGACTGAAAGCCGACTCCCATGGCCATGTTGTAGAGAATTCAGTTAAAATGGAAACGCATGGCTCTGCAGCCAATGGTGTGGGCCATCTAAGGACTCCATCGGCCGATccaacatcatcatcagcagcagcagTGATTGCAGCCCCAGGCCCAAGTGCTGAAGTCTCTGGCAATTGGACGCCTCTTACACCTCCCCAAAGTGCCTTACAATAG
- the byn gene encoding T-domain transcriptional activator brachyenteron isoform X3: MQDMSTSHILSAVDPHTNGTHSPQHMHTDPMVANTHAGSSLGNRGSPNTLERNLHVSLDDRELWLRFQNLTNEMIVTKNGRRMFPVVKISASGLDPAAMYTVLLEFVQVDTHRWKYVNGEWVPGGKAEVPPSNPIYVHPESPNFGAHWMKEPISFAKVKLTNKTNGNGQIMLNSLHKYEPRVHLVRVGSEQRHVVTYPFPETQFIAVTAYQNEEVTSLKIKYNPFAKAFLDAKRPDTLYSHDAHYGWLIPPPTHYTTSPVNPNALTESSLGNCDRYGRALPSRASSSNRSTPYSRPRIVSGSASNGSAGNASPPQPPSAPQTPTSIQSSSASLGTTGTGSGFSSSYSQSGFMPVEPTSSATVFSYPGTWQTNTNYWSSPAVPGPMPVNTARAMTSHNSPSPTNNGSPTYTTPSPGYTIHHLTPHTHSHHQYNMPQAAPSHTAEMYQSVSPTTQSYGAPTHQVYHPTPTSPTSHQLYSNVLNGPSALSYPTSSWHNGSAADYGLYQNPAAYAYQTEYIPLVSEIGLVTNDSFLHYQQSSTYVPPALEPIEVTKTMDNTTHSALYRATEEPSTVLTLECNGLKADSHGHVVENSVKMETHGSAANGVGHLRTPSADPTSSSAAAVIAAPGPSAEVSGNWTPLTPPQSALQ, translated from the exons AAGACATGTCAACCTCTCACATACTATCAGCTGTTGATCCACATACCAATGGTACACATTCACCCCAACATATGCACACCGACCCTATGGTGGCTAACACACATGCTGGGTCGTCTCTTGGTAATCGAGGCAGTCCTAATACATTGGAGCGAAATTTACATGTGTCTTTGGATGATCGAGAGTTATGGTTACGTTTTCAAAATCTCACCAATGAAATGATTGTTACCAAAAATGGCCG gcGCATGTTTCCGGTGGTGAAAATCAGTGCCTCTGGATTAGATCCCGCTGCTATGTATACCGTGCTTTTGGAGTTCGTGCAAGTGGATACACATCGCTGGAAATACGTCAATGGTGAATGG GTTCCTGGTGGCAAGGCTGAAGTTCCTCCATCTAATCCCATATATGTTCATCCCGAGTCTCCCAATTTTGGAGCTCATTGGATGAAAGAGCCTATTTCATTTGCCAAAGTTAAACTGACCAATAAGACCAATGGCAATGGTCAGATCATGCTGAACTCTCTTCATAAATATGAGCCGCGTGTTCATTTGGTGAGAGTGGGCTCGGAACAACGGCATGTGGTTACCTACCCATTTCCGGAGACCCAATTTATAGCTGTGACAGCCTATCAAAATGAGGAGGTGACATCTTTGAAAATCAAATATAATCCCTTTGCCAAAGCTTTTTTGGATGCCAAG CGCCCTGATACTTTGTATTCACATGACGCCCATTATGGATGGTTAATACCACCACCCACACATTACACAACGTCACCGGTGAATCCCAATGCTTTAACGGAATCTTCTTTGGGTAATTGTGATCGCTATGGCAGAGCTCTGCCCAGTCGAGCTTCCTCGTCCAATAGATCAACTCCGTATAGTCGTCCCCGTATAGTATCGGGTTCAGCTTCAAATGGCAGTGCGGGTAATGCATCTCCTCCACAACCACCTTCGGCTCCACAGACGCCTACAAGTATACAATCTTCATCCGCCTCTTTGGGTACCACAGGTACGGGAAGTGGTTTTTCAAGTTCCTATTCTCAATCTGGCTTTATGCCCGTTGAACCTACCTCAAGTGCCACAGTATTCTCGTACCCAGGCACTTGGCAGACAAATACAAATTATTGGAGCTCACCAGCGGTTCCAGGACCAATGCCGGTTAACACGGCCAGAGCAATGA CTTCCCACAATTCTCCCTCGCCCACAAACAATGGATCGCCCACGTATACCACCCCCTCTCCAGGCTATACAATACACCATTTAACGCCACATACACACAGCCACCATCAGTACAATATGCCTCAAGCGGCTCCCTCCCACACAGCTGAAATGTATCAAAGTGTTTCGCCCACCACACAATCGTATGGCGCCCCCACCCACCAGGTTTACCATCCAACTCCCACTTCTCCCACATCCCATCAACTCTACTCGAATGTTCTCAATGGTCCCAGCGCTCTTTCCTACCCCACCAGTTCTTGGCATAATGGTTCAGCGGCAGATTATGGTCTCTATCAAAATCCTGCTGCCTATGCCTATCAAACCGAGTACATACCTTTAGTCTCAGAAATTGG tttagttaccAATGATTCTTTTCTTCATTATCAACAATCCAGCACGTATGTTCCTCCGGCATTGGAACCCATAGAAGTTACCAAGACCATGGATAACACCACCCATAGCGCTTTGTATAGAGCTACAGAGGAACCATCCACCGTTTTAACCCTAGAATGCAATGGACTGAAAGCCGACTCCCATGGCCATGTTGTAGAGAATTCAGTTAAAATGGAAACGCATGGCTCTGCAGCCAATGGTGTGGGCCATCTAAGGACTCCATCGGCCGATccaacatcatcatcagcagcagcagTGATTGCAGCCCCAGGCCCAAGTGCTGAAGTCTCTGGCAATTGGACGCCTCTTACACCTCCCCAAAGTGCCTTACAATAG